In Bacillota bacterium, the DNA window ATCCGGGAGGCGCTGCAGTGTGGCCAGCGTATCTTCGGGGAAAACCGCGTCCGGGAGCTGGTGCTAAAGGCTGTGGAACTGGGCGCCCGCACGGCCGGGGGGCCAGGCGGCGGCGAGCCGGGTCCGGCGGCGGTTGAGTGGCACATGATCGGTCACCTTCAGCGCAACAAGGTGCGCCAGGTGGTGCCGCACATCGCCATGCTCCACTCGCTGGACAGCCTGCCCCTGGCGGAGGAGCTCGACCGCCACCTCCAAAGGCTGGGCAAGCGCCTCGACGTCCTGGTCGAGGTCAACACCTCCGGCGAGCCCACCAAGTTCGGCGTCGCGCCTGACGGGGCCGCCGAGCTGGTGCGCTGCGCGGCGCGCCTTGCCAGCTTGCGCGTCGTGGGCTTGATGACCATCGGCCCCAACACCACCGACGTCGAAGCGATAC includes these proteins:
- a CDS encoding YggS family pyridoxal phosphate-dependent enzyme, with protein sequence MGNTAQQRPDAERLGLGGTGIAQRLALVHRRIAEAACRAGRDPASITLVAVSKGVEAARIREALQCGQRIFGENRVRELVLKAVELGARTAGGPGGGEPGPAAVEWHMIGHLQRNKVRQVVPHIAMLHSLDSLPLAEELDRHLQRLGKRLDVLVEVNTSGEPTKFGVAPDGAAELVRCAARLASLRVVGLMTIGPNTTDVEAIRRAFRLLRELLARIRDDGLAGPDFAHLSMGMSGDFELAIQEGATFVRIGTAIFGARA